The genomic segment aaaaaaaaatgaagaccTATTTTAAGACTTGACATTTCCCGCCcgacccacccccccaccccccacccacccccatcaccagtAGGGATACACAGGTAGTTTCACCATGCGTCTGCATGCACCAAGCAGCAGTGACGAGTCAGACATATTGTTACACGACACAGCGCAGGATAGGATTATCAGTTACCACATTGAGACACATGCAAAGAACAAACCAacgaaaagaaaacaaacgaaAAGAGATGGGCATAGCATCCTCTGCCTTTGTATGTACACTAGTACGCATATAATTCATATTTACATATTCAGGGAATTAAAAACTAGGGTAATATCTTTTTCTTCAACAATACAAAATAGTCATCTTTCATAATGAAAGTACtatttacacaaatatatttaaccattgtgaaaatgtatttgtattaGAAGAAACATTATTCATAAGGTATATGTACTTAAAGTAATGgacaacacagtgtgtgaaacTAAAACTGATACTGAGAAAAATACAGTACAATCAAAAATAAGGAGCTAGAAACCAGGTATCCCTCAAGACACCAGCATGTCTTGGTGAGTATTACAGGATTGGGGCAGGTACATAGATCCAGCTGCAATGGAAACTGTACCTATgtggtttttttcttcttctttattttcATGCAATTCTTCTGACATTTTATGACTTAAGAGACCGCCACAAAAAAGGTGTCCATACAGCACAAGAGTCAAGAAATGATTAAAGTCACAAACTGTCAAATTCTCAACATATAACAATACTGACATTGTTTATAACATGCCATGAACTTATCCGTAGGACACCAAAGActagaaacatatcaacagtgCAAACTTTGGTCTGAATTTCGGACTATATGTAAAGATCCAACAGCTTGATGCCATGTCTGTGTGCATTGGCAAAATAGTGCTAGTTTACAATGAATGGGAAGGTGATAGTTTCTTGCCACTGCAACAAAGTGCACATTCCCCCAGTATAGACATGGAAATTTGCACTGTTGAAATTTAGTCTAACAAGTTCAATTCAGATCAAAGCAAATTACAATGAATTGTTGACCGCAATTTACTGTTTTATGATTTAACTTTTAAATAAACCATGATTCTTGAGGGAATCAGAGATGAAAATAACCAAAACATTCATCATTGGAATTATCTCTTCCGTTGCTGTGAATATAGTCTTTAGGGTCGTCCTTTAAATGTTTCTTGGTGTACTTCTTTGTAAAGGACTGCTGTGCTTACCCTAATTCATTTTATTCTGTACCAGATAAAAAACTGATTGGGACTGGTTTGAGAAAAAATCAGACAAATTGTACCCAATTTTTTAGGTGGACTTTGGAATTCAGAAGGTTAAATACAATTGCATGACTATCAGAAATGGAGGAAAATAGATTGGATGCTTCCATTATTTTGGTTTAATCGATTGACATTCTGCTAACATAGAGCTATTCTGTACCATTCAATAAcctaaacattttaaataacaaAGTCATGATATATGtctttgaacttgaacttgcgCCAGTTTACAAAAAAATCGTATATTCAGCATTctgtcatttcatttcattaaaCTGCAAACCAATTTGGCAAGTCAGTAAAAAAGAACGAAAAAGTATAATTGTAATCTTTAgtcatttttttctgttttgatAAAGGTTTCTACCTTAGATAAAACCTCTATTCAGATGATTGGCTCAGCCGCTGGCTCTTGTGGCTGTGCTTTTCATTGTGGGATGGCGAGTGTGGGGCGGAGCTCAGTTTGTGTTCATAAGCATGCACGTCACTGATTGGCTCCTCCTTAACGCGGACCATGGGCGGGTTCCCTTCTGTCTGATCCCTAGCCTCCTTCCTCAGCTGAGCACTACCCTTCTGCAACATGTAATAGAGGATAGGGTTGGAGCGGGTCAGCCGGGGAGAGTCGGGGTTTGAGTCACAGccctccgcctcttcctcctgcccTGCCCACCGTGACGGGCTCTCTGGTTCTTGTTTGACCAGAGTTGGTGCATCCCTTTTCGGGGGTACTTGCCAAGGGCTAAGGTGGCTCACATTGCGTCCCCAGGGGGAGCGCAGAGGGATTTCGCAGGCTGGAGGCGTTGGCAGGGGTCTGAGGTTACCTGGGAGCCCCGAACTGAGTGAGCTGTGGGGCTGCCATGGTGATTGGAGgaagttgtggttgttgtgggtGGGCTGACTGAGGATGCTTCCGTTGGCCTTGCCATTGGTCTGCAGCACTGAGGGGCTGGGTGCACCCCTGGACTGCTGGGACAGTTCCTTCAGGCAGTTATCAGACAGCAGAAGCTGTTTAAGCACGTTGAATCCACGGCTTTCTCTGGCAAGGTATTCACTTGGGGGACTGCCGCTTAGAGCTTCCTCCTCCTTGGGCCTCCTTTGTTGAGGAGGATCCTCCTGGAAAGGAGATGGGCGAGTGTTGCCTCCATCCCCGCTATCCACTGCCCTTGGGGACCTGATACTGTGGACGCTGTCGGTCACATCAGGGAACGGGCGTCTTTTCTTTGGGCTGGGCCCGTGGTAATCCCTCTGTTCCTCCTTCACCGGTCTgggctgtgtctctgtctgcatAGCAGCACTGCTGTAGTATGTAGCATTCTGTTGTTTCAGGAGCTGACTGAGAAGGCCGTATTTGGCAATGACCTCTGCAGGCCGTGGCTCTGTTTTAAAGTCATGTGGGGGGTCTGGGGTAGGGCTGTTTTTGTCAGGGCCCCCCCTTCTCTTTCTGACCACTGAATCCACGGAGGTGGCCGGAGATCGAGCCACTTCCTCTTCGGCCTCTGTTTTGACCTTGACGTCTACAGCGGGGCCGTTAGAGCTGTCACAGATGACCGAGGTGCCGAGGCTTTTCTCAAAGCTCATCCCGGGCCACTCCACTGTCCTCGGCGCACCTCCAGCCACAGGTCTGTCTTTGCGGTGAACCGTGGCTGCGGCCGAGCCTGTTCCTAGCAACAGCTGCAGCACTGTGCGCCTCTCTAGAAGGTTCTCAATCTgggaggacgggggagaggCCTCACTGCGGCTGAACGGCGTGCCACTGCCTGAGGGCCTTTCGGACAAAGGAGTGGTGGTGTTCCTGTGGATGGGGGCACTGAGTCTCTCCAACAGTACTAGGGGCTTTCCAACTTCCACATCCTGGCCCTGAACTTTGCTTAGGGGCATTGGCGGAGATGGTGACGCCGTACCACACTGGGCCAAATTCTGCAACAATTTACTGGCACTGAAGGCTGGCTCCGAAGCCTTCTCAGCAGGGAAGGATTTAGATTTGCACAAATCCAGTGGGCTGGATTGaatgtggggggagggggaggaatgaAGCGACAGTGAGCCGCCGGGGTCTCGGCTGAGGGAACAGCGGGACTGGGCCGAAGCTCCTAGCTTTTCCAAGGGGCTCTTTGTCCTGGATTCATCCCAGGCCAAAAGTTCATCGGCTGGGCCCCGAGACATGGTGGCCATGGTCACGTCAAGTGGCAAATCCTCATTAGCTGCACATCTATTCCCCTTGTTGTCATTATTCCTGCGTTCAAGGAGGAGCTGCATGAGAGTGACCTTAGAATGTGATTTAATGTCTGGCTTCGATTCAGGCTCATGGCTCTTGGGGCCCTGCGACCAGGATGGCTCTGGTTTCCACTTGTTTATCAGCGTTTCGGTCAGCTTGTCTAAGGAAGATGTGTTgtaggaggaggatggagaggcaaaggaggaagaggcagagggGACAACAGCACTGGGGGATGAGAAGGTTACAGAGGAACAGTgagcagagggagggggtgagaacGCAGCAGGGGCAGATGAGAAgactgtggaggaggaggacaacgaggaggaggaggaggaggaggaagaggtggtggcggtggtggtgttgaccTTGTATCCGGAGGCGTGGGCATTGGCCCGGCCTCTCAATGAGAGGTCGATGGGCGAGCTGCTTGAGTAGGTGCTCTCAGCGTCACTGCTGTCCTTGGCCACGCTCCTCTCTTGAGTGGAGCACTCGCTGTCGGAGGTGACCGAGGAAGAGCCACTGGGCGGCAGGAGGCCACAGCTCTCCTCCAGGTGGCCGTTCTTGGTCAGCTGCTTctggttgttgtggttgttgagaagcagcagcagcaaactGCTGCAGGTCTGTGGGGGGCGCATGGGACGGGAGTCAAAGCCCCGCTTTTCCCTGGGTTGCTGGCTCGGGGCGTGGCTGACACCCTGGGCgactgggggaggggaggtctggctctggctgCGACTGTGGAGCAGGGAAGGGCTCTGAGGGCAGGAATGGGCCATACGTGGGAGTGTTGGAGTAGCCGTGTTTGTTGACGTCTTCCCGTTCTGGGTGGTGAGGGGGCTTAATCCATCTTGGGCTACAGGAGGAGCCTCTCCTGCGCTGGGTGGCCTTTTGCCCTGACCTAGCTgctgtgttgccatggcagcgaGCCGTTCGCTGGCAGAGCGGCCCGAGAGCTGGGCTTTCAGCGCATGCTCACGGGAGTATTGCTGCAGGTGGGCCTCGCTGGAGAGCAACAGTGCCAGCTGACTGCAGGCCACGCTGGGTTTGGGTGAGGGAGCCGGGCTGGAGCGAATCTTCACCATGTTGGCAACGGCCTTGAGGCGCTCGGTGCAGGACACGGTCTCGGTCGACACGGGAGCAGATGGAGGCGTGGCGCTGTGTGCCGAGCGCGGTGACTCTGGAGGTCTGTCCTGGTTGTGTCCGCGGCGGCTGTAAGGCGTGTTGCTATGATTCTGCAGTTTATTTTTCCTCATCAGTCCCTTCAAGCGGCTTGATGCCGTGCCATAAACAGGAAGCGGCTCTTTCTCTGTGGCGGGGGCCTTGGGTGGTGGGGAACACTCACTGGCTGGCTTATTGGCATGCTGGGACAAGGCCACGCTCTGCAACCGGGAGCTGAAGGACTGGAGCAGGGAGGCCAGCAGGGTGCTCTCCCCGGCATGTGGAGAGCCCTCCCGGTTTCCGTTCTGTAAACCTCCCCCTTGGCCATTTAGTTCCGCCAAAGGGGGGCTCACGCGTTGGTTCACTGGCTCGTTCCAGACCTCGGAGCGCAGCAGACGGGCCTTCTTCAGGTTC from the Gadus macrocephalus chromosome 7, ASM3116895v1 genome contains:
- the nrip1b gene encoding nuclear receptor-interacting protein 1, producing the protein MTHGEEPGPETHKDSAVLTYLEGLLMHPVVTGSGATASRRSEAAHHNQEQADKVGGSFQLPNHGPATPKAGTNGPSLGVSQNLKKARLLRSEVWNEPVNQRVSPPLAELNGQGGGLQNGNREGSPHAGESTLLASLLQSFSSRLQSVALSQHANKPASECSPPPKAPATEKEPLPVYGTASSRLKGLMRKNKLQNHSNTPYSRRGHNQDRPPESPRSAHSATPPSAPVSTETVSCTERLKAVANMVKIRSSPAPSPKPSVACSQLALLLSSEAHLQQYSREHALKAQLSGRSASERLAAMATQQLGQGKRPPSAGEAPPVAQDGLSPLTTQNGKTSTNTATPTLPRMAHSCPQSPSLLHSRSQSQTSPPPVAQGVSHAPSQQPREKRGFDSRPMRPPQTCSSLLLLLLNNHNNQKQLTKNGHLEESCGLLPPSGSSSVTSDSECSTQERSVAKDSSDAESTYSSSSPIDLSLRGRANAHASGYKVNTTTATTSSSSSSSSSLSSSSTVFSSAPAAFSPPPSAHCSSVTFSSPSAVVPSASSSFASPSSSYNTSSLDKLTETLINKWKPEPSWSQGPKSHEPESKPDIKSHSKVTLMQLLLERRNNDNKGNRCAANEDLPLDVTMATMSRGPADELLAWDESRTKSPLEKLGASAQSRCSLSRDPGGSLSLHSSPSPHIQSSPLDLCKSKSFPAEKASEPAFSASKLLQNLAQCGTASPSPPMPLSKVQGQDVEVGKPLVLLERLSAPIHRNTTTPLSERPSGSGTPFSRSEASPPSSQIENLLERRTVLQLLLGTGSAAATVHRKDRPVAGGAPRTVEWPGMSFEKSLGTSVICDSSNGPAVDVKVKTEAEEEVARSPATSVDSVVRKRRGGPDKNSPTPDPPHDFKTEPRPAEVIAKYGLLSQLLKQQNATYYSSAAMQTETQPRPVKEEQRDYHGPSPKKRRPFPDVTDSVHSIRSPRAVDSGDGGNTRPSPFQEDPPQQRRPKEEEALSGSPPSEYLARESRGFNVLKQLLLSDNCLKELSQQSRGAPSPSVLQTNGKANGSILSQPTHNNHNFLQSPWQPHSSLSSGLPGNLRPLPTPPACEIPLRSPWGRNVSHLSPWQVPPKRDAPTLVKQEPESPSRWAGQEEEAEGCDSNPDSPRLTRSNPILYYMLQKGSAQLRKEARDQTEGNPPMVRVKEEPISDVHAYEHKLSSAPHSPSHNEKHSHKSQRLSQSSE